In Horticoccus luteus, the following proteins share a genomic window:
- a CDS encoding FKBP-type peptidyl-prolyl cis-trans isomerase: MVAASLFLMRRVVTFHYTLRDPSGRVLDTSAGGEPVTYLEGAGQVIDGVDEQLRAAVAGEKQRLVVPPAKAYGERDPEQVQQVPRAQLPIDGELHVGDQFQAGEDRFAPVVTVVHIEDDRVTLDANHPLAGVELTFDVEVVAVRRATEAELQHGHAHGGDGAAGCAE, from the coding sequence ATGGTTGCCGCTTCCTTATTTCTCATGCGCCGCGTCGTCACCTTTCACTACACTCTTCGTGATCCATCGGGCCGGGTGCTCGACACCTCGGCCGGCGGCGAGCCGGTGACTTATTTGGAAGGGGCGGGGCAGGTGATCGACGGCGTGGACGAACAGTTGCGCGCCGCTGTCGCCGGGGAAAAACAACGGCTCGTGGTGCCGCCGGCGAAGGCTTACGGCGAACGCGATCCGGAGCAGGTGCAACAGGTGCCGCGCGCACAGTTGCCGATCGACGGGGAACTGCACGTGGGCGATCAATTTCAGGCGGGCGAGGATCGTTTTGCGCCGGTGGTGACGGTGGTGCACATCGAGGATGATCGAGTGACGCTGGACGCGAACCATCCGCTGGCGGGCGTGGAGCTGACATTTGACGTCGAGGTGGTCGCGGTGCGGCGGGCGACGGAGGCGGAGTTGCAACACGGTCACGCGCACGGCGGAGACGGCGCGGCGGGTTGCGCCGAATAG
- the ppgK gene encoding polyphosphate--glucose phosphotransferase translates to MKILGIDIGGSAVKGAPVETTTGQLLAERCRVATPTVLPPAELAAVVGEIVAHFRWRGRIGIGFPGVVHGPRILTSANLHPDFIGCDGRTLFEQATKRPVNLVNDADAAGLAEVKFGAGRGRPGTVLLLTLGTGIGSALFCGGALYQNSELGHLPWTRGKSAEKFMSGAARKDLNLDWEEWAGRLSDYLGVLERILWPELIIIGGGVSAKHRKYFHFLKTRAKVVPAEFLNEAGIVGAALWAEGQRGA, encoded by the coding sequence ATGAAGATCCTCGGCATCGATATTGGCGGTTCGGCGGTCAAGGGCGCGCCGGTGGAGACGACGACGGGGCAGTTGCTCGCGGAGCGCTGCCGCGTGGCGACGCCGACGGTGTTGCCGCCTGCGGAACTGGCGGCGGTGGTGGGGGAAATCGTGGCGCATTTCCGGTGGCGCGGGCGGATCGGCATCGGTTTCCCGGGCGTGGTGCACGGGCCGCGCATCCTGACATCGGCCAATCTGCATCCGGATTTCATCGGCTGTGACGGGCGGACTTTGTTTGAGCAGGCGACGAAGCGGCCGGTGAATCTCGTGAACGATGCGGATGCCGCGGGGCTCGCGGAAGTGAAGTTTGGCGCGGGCCGCGGGCGGCCGGGCACGGTGCTGCTGCTGACGTTGGGGACGGGAATCGGGTCGGCGTTGTTTTGTGGCGGCGCGCTTTACCAGAACAGTGAGCTGGGGCATCTGCCATGGACGCGCGGGAAGTCGGCGGAGAAATTCATGTCGGGCGCGGCCCGCAAGGATCTCAATTTGGACTGGGAGGAGTGGGCGGGGCGGCTGAGCGACTATCTGGGTGTTTTGGAGCGGATCCTCTGGCCGGAGTTGATCATCATCGGCGGCGGCGTGAGCGCGAAGCACCGGAAGTATTTTCATTTTTTGAAAACGCGCGCGAAGGTGGTGCCCGCGGAGTTTTTGAACGAAGCTGGAATCGTGGGCGCGGCGTTGTGGGCGGAGGGCCAGCGCGGAGCGTGA
- a CDS encoding sensor histidine kinase, with the protein MQNRWIKYSLLLVGWGLVGLLLSTEVYFNLLVETPHVDAVGAAAIPQFGRAVMWALLAPLILQMRVRMPLSRGHWAGGVAFHLAMSATVMLVFYLGRIFAISVFWAEDFWPTALHSFYGRNLIDMAYYWLVLAFGYSWEIHQKYKSEELRAAQLETRLIETELKALREQLHPHFLFNTMNTIAVLIREGRHDEAVTLLARLSSLLRLSLEATRTPETTLQQELDFLDRYIEIQKARFSDRLLVDLAVEPVALAARIPNLILQPLVENAILHGVAAKSGPGRVRIGGRVTGDRLHLTVEDDGPGIADAERGRTREGVGLSNTRDRLIKTYGVRAQLTVRSEPGHGVRVHIVMPFRS; encoded by the coding sequence GTGCAAAACCGTTGGATAAAGTATTCGCTGCTGCTGGTGGGATGGGGGTTGGTGGGGTTGCTGCTTTCGACCGAGGTTTACTTCAATCTTCTGGTCGAAACGCCGCATGTCGACGCGGTGGGCGCGGCGGCGATCCCGCAATTTGGCCGGGCGGTGATGTGGGCTTTACTGGCACCACTGATCCTGCAGATGCGGGTGAGGATGCCGCTGAGTCGCGGGCACTGGGCGGGAGGCGTGGCGTTTCACTTGGCGATGAGCGCGACGGTCATGCTGGTGTTTTATCTGGGGCGCATTTTTGCGATCAGCGTATTCTGGGCCGAGGATTTCTGGCCCACAGCGTTGCACAGTTTCTATGGGCGCAACCTGATCGACATGGCCTATTACTGGCTCGTGCTGGCGTTCGGCTATAGCTGGGAAATTCACCAGAAATACAAGAGCGAGGAACTGCGTGCCGCGCAGTTGGAGACGCGGTTGATCGAGACCGAACTGAAGGCGCTGCGGGAGCAACTGCACCCGCACTTTCTCTTCAATACGATGAACACGATCGCCGTGCTCATCCGGGAAGGGCGGCACGACGAGGCGGTGACGTTGCTGGCGCGGCTGAGTTCGCTGCTGCGGTTGTCGCTCGAGGCGACGCGCACTCCGGAGACGACGTTGCAACAGGAGTTGGATTTCCTCGACCGCTACATCGAGATCCAAAAGGCGCGTTTCTCGGACCGCTTGCTGGTCGATTTGGCGGTGGAGCCGGTGGCGCTCGCGGCCCGGATTCCGAATTTGATTCTACAGCCGCTGGTCGAGAACGCGATTTTGCACGGCGTGGCCGCCAAGAGCGGGCCCGGGCGCGTGCGGATCGGCGGCCGGGTGACGGGTGACCGGCTGCACCTGACGGTCGAGGACGACGGCCCGGGAATCGCCGATGCGGAACGAGGACGCACGAGGGAGGGCGTCGGCCTCAGCAACACCCGCGACCGGCTGATAAAAACCTACGGCGTGCGGGCCCAGCTCACGGTGCGGAGCGAACCGGGTCACGGGGTGAGGGTGCACATCGTCATGCCTTTTCGCTCATGA
- a CDS encoding LytR/AlgR family response regulator transcription factor: MKTHAPLPRSRLRAVIADDEPAARRGVRLLLERDGEVEVVGEAIDGPEAVALISDQKPDLAFLDVQMPGGDGFEVLRAVGVANAPAVIFVTAYDEYALRAFEVNAIDYLLKPYDDERFRAALERAKADVRRREAEGVNARLSQLLSFLEAARSEGPERTPDRILVKSAGEIFFLKASEIDWIEAEGDYMKFHVAGRAHLMRETMARLEARLDAEKFIRIHRSTIVNVDRLRKLTPAFGGEYVVVLQDGTKLKLSRGYHARIAPLLKETR; this comes from the coding sequence ATGAAAACACATGCTCCGCTCCCTCGGTCCCGCCTGCGCGCGGTGATCGCCGATGACGAGCCGGCCGCCCGCCGGGGCGTGCGCCTGCTCTTGGAACGCGATGGTGAGGTTGAGGTGGTGGGCGAGGCCATCGACGGTCCGGAGGCAGTGGCGCTCATTTCGGACCAGAAGCCCGATCTGGCATTTCTGGATGTGCAGATGCCGGGTGGCGATGGCTTCGAGGTGTTGCGCGCCGTGGGGGTCGCCAACGCGCCGGCGGTGATATTTGTAACGGCCTACGACGAATATGCGCTGCGGGCGTTTGAGGTGAATGCGATCGATTATCTGCTGAAGCCCTACGACGACGAACGCTTCCGGGCGGCTCTGGAGCGGGCGAAGGCGGACGTGCGGCGGCGCGAAGCGGAGGGCGTCAACGCGCGGCTCTCGCAGTTGCTGAGTTTTTTGGAGGCAGCCCGCAGCGAGGGGCCGGAGCGCACGCCTGACCGGATCCTGGTGAAGTCGGCGGGCGAGATATTTTTCCTCAAAGCCAGCGAGATCGACTGGATCGAAGCAGAAGGGGATTACATGAAGTTTCACGTCGCCGGCCGGGCGCACCTGATGCGCGAGACGATGGCGCGGCTCGAGGCGCGACTGGACGCGGAAAAATTCATCCGCATCCATCGTTCGACGATCGTGAATGTGGACCGGTTGAGAAAGCTGACGCCGGCGTTTGGCGGGGAATACGTGGTGGTGCTGCAAGATGGCACGAAATTGAAGTTGAGCCGCGGCTATCACGCGCGGATCGCGCCGTTGCTGAAGGAGACGCGGTAG
- a CDS encoding TonB-dependent receptor plug domain-containing protein, with product MNDHMLGSRGKNTPVRAALWLSLLTLPALAATAQGTDISATADEPLALEKYVTTGRFIPYAAEAPAIPVQVISKAKIEASGESGDLLAVIRRTVPQFIGNGNRGASNANIGGGSTNGGSQLRPGNVQTLVLIDGRRAAFAPVAATGGFTFVDVNSIPVSAVERIEVLSDGASTVYGSDAVSGVVNIILKKDFAGAEIGGGYRGATQKAHWAERLARSIMGARAGQTDITMSAEWVKLDSHFQSERDFSADHMGKTSTFPGAVQTAPGGPSC from the coding sequence ATGAACGACCACATGTTGGGAAGTCGCGGGAAGAACACCCCCGTGCGAGCGGCGCTCTGGTTGAGCCTGCTGACTTTGCCGGCGCTCGCCGCAACCGCCCAAGGCACCGACATCTCGGCCACTGCCGACGAACCGTTGGCGTTGGAGAAATACGTGACGACGGGCCGTTTCATTCCGTATGCCGCGGAAGCTCCGGCGATCCCCGTGCAGGTGATCTCGAAGGCGAAGATCGAAGCGAGCGGGGAGAGCGGCGACCTGCTGGCGGTGATCCGGCGCACGGTGCCGCAGTTTATCGGCAACGGGAATCGGGGGGCGTCGAACGCGAATATCGGCGGCGGTTCGACCAATGGCGGTTCGCAACTGCGCCCCGGGAACGTGCAGACTTTGGTTTTGATCGATGGGCGCCGGGCGGCGTTTGCGCCGGTGGCAGCGACGGGCGGGTTCACGTTTGTCGATGTGAACTCGATTCCGGTTTCCGCCGTGGAGCGGATTGAGGTCCTGAGCGATGGTGCTTCGACGGTGTATGGTTCGGACGCGGTTTCCGGAGTCGTGAACATCATTTTGAAGAAGGATTTCGCCGGAGCGGAGATCGGCGGCGGCTACCGGGGGGCGACGCAAAAGGCGCACTGGGCGGAGCGACTGGCGCGCTCGATCATGGGTGCGCGGGCCGGGCAGACGGACATCACGATGTCGGCTGAATGGGTGAAATTGGATTCGCACTTCCAAAGTGAGCGGGACTTTTCCGCGGACCACATGGGCAAGACCTCGACGTTTCCCGGGGCGGTGCAGACCGCTCCGGGCGGCCCGTCGTGTTGA
- a CDS encoding efflux RND transporter periplasmic adaptor subunit has protein sequence MNPASSPSPVQPVPRRKKSRSLWWIVGAAIVVIGIVAIAVAKRGKGDAGVPVTTEKAVVKTITQLVTATGKVQPEIEVKISPEVGGEIIAIPFKEGARVKKGDVLVKIKPDYYQAFADQQQAALVGANAMAVQTNAQLVKAKADFERSADLYKKKLISDSDYTVAQTALDVAQANVDNAEAQILITQGVVKQAQDQLSKTTIYSPMNGTISSLTSEVGERVIGGGQFAGTEIMRVAELSNMEVRVKVNENDIVNVKINDHANIQIDAYPGRRFSGVVKEISNSALNAGGGGSGSSSQAAATVSDEVTNFLVKIRIADRDVQLRPGMSATADIETQTARDVVAVPIQSVTVRAEGGLTSDELQQKRAKDAQEKSGNALEVKDEKDEARRNRDKLERVVFIREGDHVKMRKVETGIADNTDIEVKSGVKAGEEVVSGTYAAISRKLKDGTKVHIEKAKKNPETK, from the coding sequence ATGAATCCCGCCTCCTCTCCGAGCCCCGTCCAGCCGGTGCCGCGCCGCAAGAAATCCCGCTCTCTTTGGTGGATCGTCGGTGCCGCCATCGTGGTCATTGGAATCGTTGCCATTGCCGTCGCCAAGCGAGGCAAGGGTGATGCCGGCGTGCCGGTGACGACGGAAAAAGCCGTGGTCAAGACGATCACGCAGCTCGTCACGGCGACCGGCAAAGTGCAGCCCGAGATCGAGGTGAAGATCTCGCCGGAAGTGGGTGGTGAGATCATCGCGATCCCCTTCAAGGAAGGTGCCCGCGTGAAGAAGGGCGATGTCTTGGTGAAAATTAAGCCGGATTATTACCAGGCGTTTGCCGACCAGCAACAGGCGGCGCTCGTCGGCGCGAACGCCATGGCGGTGCAGACCAACGCGCAGCTCGTCAAGGCGAAGGCGGACTTCGAGCGCAGCGCGGACCTCTATAAGAAGAAACTGATTTCTGACTCTGACTACACCGTCGCGCAGACGGCGCTCGATGTGGCCCAGGCGAATGTGGATAACGCCGAGGCGCAGATTTTGATCACCCAAGGTGTCGTCAAGCAGGCGCAAGATCAGCTCAGCAAGACGACGATTTACTCGCCGATGAATGGGACGATCAGCTCCCTCACGAGCGAGGTGGGCGAGCGCGTCATTGGCGGCGGCCAGTTTGCGGGCACCGAAATCATGCGCGTCGCCGAGCTCAGCAACATGGAAGTGCGCGTAAAGGTGAACGAGAACGACATCGTGAACGTGAAGATCAACGACCACGCCAACATCCAGATCGACGCCTACCCCGGGCGGCGGTTTTCCGGCGTCGTGAAGGAGATCAGCAATTCCGCCTTGAACGCAGGCGGCGGCGGTTCGGGCAGCTCGTCGCAGGCAGCGGCGACGGTGAGTGATGAGGTGACGAATTTTCTGGTGAAAATCCGCATCGCGGATCGCGACGTCCAACTGCGGCCCGGCATGAGTGCGACGGCCGACATTGAGACGCAGACGGCCCGCGATGTGGTCGCGGTGCCGATTCAGAGTGTGACCGTGCGGGCCGAAGGCGGCCTGACCTCCGACGAGTTGCAGCAAAAACGCGCGAAAGATGCGCAGGAGAAATCCGGCAACGCGCTCGAAGTAAAAGACGAGAAGGACGAAGCGCGGCGCAACCGCGATAAGCTGGAGCGCGTGGTTTTCATCCGCGAGGGCGACCATGTGAAGATGCGCAAGGTTGAAACGGGCATCGCCGACAATACCGACATCGAGGTCAAAAGCGGGGTGAAGGCGGGC